CTTATTTAGCAGTGATTGGATATATTTTTTTTTTGTTTCAATTTCACTGGAAGTTAACAGGACATCGTTTTCCAGTTCCCGGTATTCATTTGCAATTTCCAGGAATTCAGACGATCTCTCATCAAATTCGGAAACTGATAAAGCATCTTCGTTGTAAAGTTCTTTATACGCTTCATATTCAAGCTTTGCAGTATCATAAATATCTTTATAGATCAAGATTTGATTGCTCAAATCATCTTTTTTCAGTTCAAGTCTTTTCAGATCATCAGAATTTTCAGCAACATCCTCTTCTATCTGCGCCAGTTCCAGGATGAGATGATCCCCTCCGGAAGCTGAAATAATCAACTTTTCGAGTTGGTTTTTCTCGTTT
This sequence is a window from Candidatus Cloacimonadota bacterium. Protein-coding genes within it:
- a CDS encoding biotin/lipoyl-binding protein, with protein sequence MNDKKIITATFIMLASVVLIIIIGIVSYLINSKSQKLPAVVRSEKLLVSSKTSGTVKKIAVELNQQVSQGQLLIELENEFLSAKIENLINEKNQLEKLIISASGGDHLILELAQIEEDVAENSDDLKRLELKKDDLSNQILIYKDIYDTAKLEYEAYKELYNEDALSVSEFDERSSEFLEIANEYRELENDVLLTSSEIETKKKYIQSLLNK